A single genomic interval of Bradysia coprophila strain Holo2 chromosome X unlocalized genomic scaffold, BU_Bcop_v1 contig_79, whole genome shotgun sequence harbors:
- the LOC119070409 gene encoding glucose-6-phosphate 1-dehydrogenase isoform X2 codes for MNKEGTQFDESFPHIFVVFGASGDLAKKKIYPTLWYLYRDNLLPKRTTFFGYARSAITVQEIREKCAPYLKIRPDEEKVFEDFWKINHYVAGSYDSRTDFEKLNQEMGKFENGSHANRLFYLALPPSAFQSVSANIRNSCMGQKGWNRIIVEKPFGKDAASSKALSDHLTSLFKEEQLYRIDHYLGKEMVQNLMTIRFGNRIFNPTWNRENISSVLISFKEPFGTKGRGGYFDEFGIIRDVMQNHLLQILSLVAMEKPVTCHPDDIRDEKVKVLKSIKSLELDDCVLGQYVGNPDGKDDDAKMGYLDDPTVPAGSKTPTFALAVLQIKNERWDGVPFILRCGKALNEQKAEVRIQYRDVPGDIFGGRSKRNEMVIRVQPGEALYVKMMTKSPGITFDMEETELDLTYNHRYKEIKLPDAYERLILDVFCGSQMNFVRDDELSEAWRIFTPLLHHIENNDVKPIPYMHGSRGPKESDEKCDKNNFKYYGSYKWNNSKM; via the exons ATGAATAAGGAAGGAACACAATTCGATGAAAGTTTCCCacatatttttgtcgttttcgGAGCCTCG GGTGACTtggcaaaaaagaaaatctatccGACGCTGTGGTACTTGTACCGAGACAACCTGTTGCCGAAACGTACAACATTTTTCGGCTATGCCCGCAGTGCAATAACCGTACAGgaaattcgtgaaaaatgcGCACCTTACTTGAAAATTCGTCCTGATGAGGAGAAGGTGTTCGAAGATTTCTGGAAAATCAACCACTACGTGGCTGGATCGTACGATTCGCGTACGGATTTCGAGAAACTTAATCAAGAAATGGGTAAATTCGAGAATGGGTCGCATGCTAACCGTTTGTTCTATTTGGCACTGCCGCCATCAGCATTTCAATCGGTTTCGGCCAACATACGTAATTCCTGCATGGGTCAGAA AGGTTGGAATCGTATCATCGTCGAGAAACCATTCGGGAAAGATGCTGCTAGCTCGAAAGCCCTGTCCGATCATCTAACTTCGCTATTCAAAGAGGAACAACTCTACCGCATCGATCATTACTTGGGCAAGGAAATGGTTCAAAATTTAATGACAATTCGGTTCGGTAATCGCATATTCAATCCGACATGGAATCGTGAAAACATTTCGTCGGTGTTGATATCGTTCAAAGAACCATTCGGTACAAAGGGTCGTGGTGGATATTTCGATGAATTCGGCATCATTCGAGATGTTATGCAAAATCATTTGCTTCAAATTCTTTCGCTCGTCGCAATGGAAAAGCCGGTCACCTGCCATCCGGATGATATACGCGATGAAAAGGTCAAAGTACTGAAAAGTATCAAATCATTGGAACTGGACGACTGTGTGTTAGGACAGTATGTGGGAAATCCGGATGGCAAAGACGACGATGCGAAAATGGGCTACTTGGACGATCCAACGGTTCCGGCTGGTTCGAAAACACCAACATTTGCGTTGGCCGTGTTGCAAATTAAGAACGAACGATGGGACGGCGTGCCATTCATACTGAGATGCGGCAAAGCATTGAACGAACAGAAAGCTGAGGTGCGAATACAATATCGCGATGTTCCTGGTGACATATTTGGCGGCCGGTCGAAGCGTAACGAAATGGTAATTCGTGTGCAGCCGGGAGAAGCATTGTATGTTAAAATGATGACCAAGTCGCCCGGTATCACATTTGACATGGAAGAAACCGAACTGGATTTAACGTACAATCATCGGTACAAG GAGATCAAACTTCCCGATGCATATGAGAGACTAATATTGGACGTTTTTTGCGGTTCGCAAATGAACTTTGTTCGTGATGATGAATTAAGTGAAGCATGGCGCATATTCACACCTCTGTTGCATCACATCGAGAATAATGACGTTAAGCCAATACCGTATATGCATGGTTCGCGTGGACCGAAAGAAAGTGAcgaaaaatgtgataaaaataactttaaatacTACGGTTCGTACAAATGGAACAATTCTAAAATGTAA
- the LOC119070409 gene encoding glucose-6-phosphate 1-dehydrogenase isoform X1, producing MDQNNDNHCSSETLSLIRRSLKSHSMNKEGTQFDESFPHIFVVFGASGDLAKKKIYPTLWYLYRDNLLPKRTTFFGYARSAITVQEIREKCAPYLKIRPDEEKVFEDFWKINHYVAGSYDSRTDFEKLNQEMGKFENGSHANRLFYLALPPSAFQSVSANIRNSCMGQKGWNRIIVEKPFGKDAASSKALSDHLTSLFKEEQLYRIDHYLGKEMVQNLMTIRFGNRIFNPTWNRENISSVLISFKEPFGTKGRGGYFDEFGIIRDVMQNHLLQILSLVAMEKPVTCHPDDIRDEKVKVLKSIKSLELDDCVLGQYVGNPDGKDDDAKMGYLDDPTVPAGSKTPTFALAVLQIKNERWDGVPFILRCGKALNEQKAEVRIQYRDVPGDIFGGRSKRNEMVIRVQPGEALYVKMMTKSPGITFDMEETELDLTYNHRYKEIKLPDAYERLILDVFCGSQMNFVRDDELSEAWRIFTPLLHHIENNDVKPIPYMHGSRGPKESDEKCDKNNFKYYGSYKWNNSKM from the exons ATAACCACTGTTCCAGTGAAACTCTATCACTCATTCGGCGCTCTTTAAAATCCCACAGCATGAATAAGGAAGGAACACAATTCGATGAAAGTTTCCCacatatttttgtcgttttcgGAGCCTCG GGTGACTtggcaaaaaagaaaatctatccGACGCTGTGGTACTTGTACCGAGACAACCTGTTGCCGAAACGTACAACATTTTTCGGCTATGCCCGCAGTGCAATAACCGTACAGgaaattcgtgaaaaatgcGCACCTTACTTGAAAATTCGTCCTGATGAGGAGAAGGTGTTCGAAGATTTCTGGAAAATCAACCACTACGTGGCTGGATCGTACGATTCGCGTACGGATTTCGAGAAACTTAATCAAGAAATGGGTAAATTCGAGAATGGGTCGCATGCTAACCGTTTGTTCTATTTGGCACTGCCGCCATCAGCATTTCAATCGGTTTCGGCCAACATACGTAATTCCTGCATGGGTCAGAA AGGTTGGAATCGTATCATCGTCGAGAAACCATTCGGGAAAGATGCTGCTAGCTCGAAAGCCCTGTCCGATCATCTAACTTCGCTATTCAAAGAGGAACAACTCTACCGCATCGATCATTACTTGGGCAAGGAAATGGTTCAAAATTTAATGACAATTCGGTTCGGTAATCGCATATTCAATCCGACATGGAATCGTGAAAACATTTCGTCGGTGTTGATATCGTTCAAAGAACCATTCGGTACAAAGGGTCGTGGTGGATATTTCGATGAATTCGGCATCATTCGAGATGTTATGCAAAATCATTTGCTTCAAATTCTTTCGCTCGTCGCAATGGAAAAGCCGGTCACCTGCCATCCGGATGATATACGCGATGAAAAGGTCAAAGTACTGAAAAGTATCAAATCATTGGAACTGGACGACTGTGTGTTAGGACAGTATGTGGGAAATCCGGATGGCAAAGACGACGATGCGAAAATGGGCTACTTGGACGATCCAACGGTTCCGGCTGGTTCGAAAACACCAACATTTGCGTTGGCCGTGTTGCAAATTAAGAACGAACGATGGGACGGCGTGCCATTCATACTGAGATGCGGCAAAGCATTGAACGAACAGAAAGCTGAGGTGCGAATACAATATCGCGATGTTCCTGGTGACATATTTGGCGGCCGGTCGAAGCGTAACGAAATGGTAATTCGTGTGCAGCCGGGAGAAGCATTGTATGTTAAAATGATGACCAAGTCGCCCGGTATCACATTTGACATGGAAGAAACCGAACTGGATTTAACGTACAATCATCGGTACAAG GAGATCAAACTTCCCGATGCATATGAGAGACTAATATTGGACGTTTTTTGCGGTTCGCAAATGAACTTTGTTCGTGATGATGAATTAAGTGAAGCATGGCGCATATTCACACCTCTGTTGCATCACATCGAGAATAATGACGTTAAGCCAATACCGTATATGCATGGTTCGCGTGGACCGAAAGAAAGTGAcgaaaaatgtgataaaaataactttaaatacTACGGTTCGTACAAATGGAACAATTCTAAAATGTAA